CAGTATAAAGTAACTGTCTGATACATATTCATTATCCTCAATTCCCAATTGTGGTGCAAGGTCGTTTCTATTATCAATACGGGCATCAGCAGTGATAATCAGCCCAGATTCTTCATCTTCAAAGGGTAATGTTTCATGCAGAGATTCATGTGTTGTGTGGAGCATCTGGTGGCCCAGGGCTACTGGTCCTTCACACCAGACTTTAGATCCATCGGGTCCGCGGTGTGCGATCTTATCATTCATTTTCTTGATATCAGCAGGATCCACATCCTTCCCATCTCGCCTGAAAATTCCAGTTATCCCACTCATAATAATCCTTAACCTAGTAATTTAATAAAAACACGTAAAAAAAATTTAGTCAATATCACATCACTTTATTTCATATTATATACCATGAATGGGGTATTTGACAATCAATCACTCTTTTTAACTTCAACCATTCCCTTTTCAGTTAATTCTTTGAGTAACTCAATTAAATCCCTCTCACATTCACCTTTCTCAACATCATATTCATCTAAAATAGCATCCCGGATCTGGTCTATCTTTTTAGGTTCCTTGATCTGTTCCCAGATGAATGCACCTACAGGGTTTAATCCATAGTAAATCCCATCTTCCATTCCTAACAGAACCATTTCATCTTCCACTTTACAGTAAACATAGTCATTGTTAACAGTTACCACTGTAGAACCAGATAATTCCATAAATATCATTCTCCAATAAATCAATCCTTAAGTATTCACATGAAATATTTTATATGTCACAATTCTTATTTTCTGGCTTTTATTTAAGTAATAAATTGATTGAATTCATGTTTTTTACATGTTAAATTTTAATGCATGTTTACAAATTTAAAAACGTTTTAACTTGTAAATATAATCCGGAATTTATTTAAATTATAATTTTCTAATAAATATAGTTTTATTTAAGGATTTGAAAATTGTGGATAGTATTAAAAATCTAATAAAAAAAATAAGTTAAAGAAAAAAGAAATAAAATTATTCTTGTTTTTTGACAGATATTACGGTCCATTCATAAACCATCAGTATTCCTGAAGCAAGTAAGCTAGCGGAATCCCCAAATAACTGGTTGTGCCAGTTGTGGTTGCACATTCAATACTGTTAGGAAAGCATTT
This DNA window, taken from uncultured Methanobacterium sp., encodes the following:
- a CDS encoding PqqD family protein, which produces MELSGSTVVTVNNDYVYCKVEDEMVLLGMEDGIYYGLNPVGAFIWEQIKEPKKIDQIRDAILDEYDVEKGECERDLIELLKELTEKGMVEVKKSD